The genomic DNA CACGCCGTCGCGCCCGCCGAGGGCGAGGAACAGGCTCTTGAGGAGGACGTCCGCGCCGTTGCGGACGCCGGCGACCGCCGAGTGGGTGAGCAGCGCGGACAGCCCCTCGTACAGCACCAGCAGGGGCAGCGCGAACAGGATGCTGTAGCGCGGAGCGCGCGAGCGGCGCAGATAGTCTTTCAGCATGCCAGGCGGTAACGTACTGCCGGTGCGCGCGTTTCTCTATCGCCTCGCCTGGGCCGTGGCGCGGCCGCTCGCCGCGCCGCTCGCCCTCGGCCGCGGCAAGCTCGGCCGCGCGATCCGGGGGCGCCGGGGCGCCGTGCGCGTTCTGGCAGACTGGGCCCGGCGCGCCCGCGAGCCGGCGCGCCCGCTGGTCTGGTTTCACGCCGCCTCGGTGGGCGAGGGGCGCCAGGCGGAAGCCGTCCTCGCCCGCCTGAGGGCCGCGCGGCCGTCGTGGCAGCTCGCCTACACCTTCAGCTCGCCGTCGGCGGCGCGGTGGGCAGGGACCCTGGCGGTCGACGTCGCCGGCTACGTGCCCTTCGACACGCCGGGCGAGACCGCCGCGGCGCTCGACGCCCTGCGGCCGGCGGCCCTGATCTTCAGCGCCACGGACGTCTGGCCGGAGCTGGTGCGGCAGGCCTCCGCCCGCCGCGTCGCCATGGGCCTCGTCTCGGCGACGATGGCGCCGACCTCCAGCCGCCGCGGGGCCGCCGCCCGGTGGCTCCTGCGGCCGGCCTACGCGGCCCTCGACCGCGTCGGCGCCATCGGCGAGGCCGACGCCGCGGCCCTCGAGCGCGCGGGCGTGCCTCGGACGCGGCTCGCCATCACCGGCGACACGCGGCACGACGCGGCCGCCGCCCGCCTCGCCGCCCTCCGGGCCGACGCGCCGCACCTCGCGGCCTTGCGCGGCGACGGCCGCGACCGCCGGCCGGTGCTGGTGGCGGGATCCACCTGGCCGAGCGACGAGCGCGTCCTGATGCCCGCGCTGCGCGCCGCGCAGCGCGCCGGCGCGCAGTTC from Gemmatimonadales bacterium includes the following:
- a CDS encoding glycosyltransferase N-terminal domain-containing protein, which gives rise to MPGGNVLPVRAFLYRLAWAVARPLAAPLALGRGKLGRAIRGRRGAVRVLADWARRAREPARPLVWFHAASVGEGRQAEAVLARLRAARPSWQLAYTFSSPSAARWAGTLAVDVAGYVPFDTPGETAAALDALRPAALIFSATDVWPELVRQASARRVAMGLVSATMAPTSSRRGAAARWLLRPAYAALDRVGAIGEADAAALERAGVPRTRLAITGDTRHDAAAARLAALRADAPHLAALRGDGRDRRPVLVAGSTWPSDERVLMPALRAAQRAGAQFRLVIAPHEPTPEHLAALDGKLDYCMPPEMRRVRLS